The Tachyglossus aculeatus isolate mTacAcu1 unplaced genomic scaffold, mTacAcu1.pri SUPER_30, whole genome shotgun sequence genome has a segment encoding these proteins:
- the LOC119921774 gene encoding maestro heat-like repeat family member 5, with amino-acid sequence MRRFLEWARKAHFRRLFARTPRVAPAPEDAEFNEEVMSTSQVAPVPEDKEFKEEVMNTSRVAPAPEDTEFKEEVMSTSRVAPTPEDTEFKEEVMSNGKEPAVNTLYELLFAVEYSVDVAQLLPQLFLAFIIQIQYVLELGLVGERVLLAVEPTVPSALSPWRTALEALRGLLFTRGCWQIFIAMELQDGWHLFSSLNTFQEAVALLARGVILVQSRCRMVAELLQMVASSLQEKDPQGRSVAMGLLSELIWTPGMKTVLDPKVVRFIFRDGLKDPDPVVRVISLQALTSLPLNHDKVRVLLAQLPFLLEGITQNNQEGLLVAMDAATLSARSLGSRGLGHLFKDIVLMLNPFFDDERPQVRVAALELLEAVASSCVTVPKSRLGQKLICCLLPVLFHLKDEHPTVAKKARCTFFWLAQNIGWRDSRVVGWKLRWEERESRAYGTIWTALMKSFGDFHPIFLSQALAYTNCIQPDVKFAAVVFLVHTITLYPASPLLS; translated from the exons ATGCGGCGCTTCCTGGAATGGGCCCGAAAGGCTCATTTCAGAAGGCTTTTCGCCCGCACCCCCCGGGTCGCTCCAGCCCCCGAGGACGCGGAGTTCAACGAGGAAGTGATGAGCACCTCCCAGGTCGCTCCAGTCCCCGAGGACAAAGAATTCAAGGAGGAAGTGATGAACACCTCCCGGGTCGCTCCAGCCCCCGAGGACACAGAGTTCAAGGAGGAAGTGATGAGCACCTCCCGGGTCGCTCCAACCCCCGAGGACACAGAGTTCAAGGAGGAAGTGATGAGCAACGGTAAGGAGCCT GCTGTGAACACGCTATATGAGCTTCTCTTTGCTGTGGAGTACTCGGTGGATGTGGCTCaactcctcccccagctctttctgGCCTTCATCATCCAGATCCAGTATGTGCTGGAGCTGGGCCTGGTGGGGGAACGAGTGCTCTTGGCCGTGGAGCCCACCGtcccctctgccctcagcccCTGGAG GACGGCCCTGGAGGCCCTGAGGGGGCTTCTGTTCACCAGAGGATGTTGGCAGATCTTCATAGCCATGGAGTTGCAGGATGGCTGGCACCTCTTCTCATCCCTCAACACCTTCCAGGAGGCCGTGGCCCTTCTggccaggggtgt GATCCTGGTCCAGAGCAGGTGCCGGATGGTGGCCGAACTCCTGCAAATGGTGGCCAGCTCTTTGCAGGAGAAAGACCCGCAGGGCCGGAGTGTGGCCATGGGGCTGCTGTCCGAG TTGATCTGGACCCCCGGCATGAAGACTGTCCTGGATCCCAAGGTCGTGCGGTTCATCTTCCGGGACGGCCTAAAGGACCCCGACCCCGTGGTGCGAGTCATCAGCCTGCAGGCCCTCACCAGCCTGCCCCTCAACCACGACAAGGTCAGGG TGCTCCTtgctcagctccccttcctcctggaggGCATCACCCAGAACAACCAGGAGGGGCTCCTAGTGGCCATGGACGCGGCGACTCTCAGCGCCCGCAGCCTGGGCAGTCGGGGACTCGGCCACCTGTTTAAGGATATCGTCCTCATGCTGAACCCGTTCTTTGACGAC GAGAGACCCCAAGTGCGGGTGGCAGCCCTGGAGCTGCTGGAAGCCGTGGCCAGCAGCTGTGTGACGGTTCCAAAATCCCGTCTCGGTCAGAAGCTgatctgctgcctcctccccgtcctcttccACCTGAAGGACGAGCACCCGACAGtggccaaa AAAGCCAGATGTACATTCTTCTGGCTGGCCCAGAATATCGGCTGGAGGGACTCCAGAGTCGTTGGATGGAAgttgaggtgggaagagagggagagcagggcctaTGGTACCATCTGGACGGCTTTG atgaAGAGCTTTGGGGACTTCCATCCCATTTTCTTGTCCCAAGCTCTGGCCTATAccaactgcatccaaccagatgtGAAATTTGCGGCCGTTGTCTTCCTCG TACACACCATCACTCTCTATCCCGCAAGCCCGCTGCTCTCCTAG